One window of Vidua chalybeata isolate OUT-0048 chromosome 14, bVidCha1 merged haplotype, whole genome shotgun sequence genomic DNA carries:
- the ACSL4 gene encoding long-chain-fatty-acid--CoA ligase 4 isoform X1: MKFRLEMCAILLLPVYLLIWLYSMLVFIPWYFLTNAKKKKAMAKRLKAKPVSDKPGSPYRSVTHMDSLANINIPGADTLDKLFDHALAKFGKKDCLGTREILSEENEMQPNGKVFKKLILGTYRWLSYEEVNEKITRLGNGLTALGLTPKSTAVIFCETRAEWMIVALTCFKYNFPLVTLYATLGEEAVTYGLNECGASYLVTSVELLESKLKTALPQVSCLKHIIYVDKKTVNKSEYPENVEIHSMQAVEELGAKPENSSILPSRPVPTDLALVMYTSGSTGRPKGVMMMHKNLIAGMTGQCERIPGLGPKDTYIGYLPLAHVLELTAEVSCITYGCRIGYSSPLTLSDQSSKIKKGSKGDCTVLKPTLMAAVPEIMDRIYKNVMSKVQEMNYIQRTLFKIGYDYKLEQIKRGYDAPLCNILLFKKVKALLGGNVRMMLSGGAPLSPQTQRFMNICFCCPVGQGYGLTETCGAGTITEVADYSTGRVGAPLICCEIKLRDWQEGGYTNKDKPNPRGEIVIGGPNVSMGYFKNEEKTTEEFSVDENGQRWFCTGDIGEFHSDGCLQIIDRKKDLVKLQAGEYVSLGKVEAALKNCPLIDNICAYAKSDQSYVISFVVPNQKKLTALAEQKGISGSWVDICNNPAMEAEILQEIKEVANKMKLERFEIPIKVRLSPEPWTPETGLVTDAFKLKRKELKNHYLNDIERMYGGK; encoded by the exons ATGAAATTTAGGCTAGAAATGTGTGCCATTCTCTTGCTGCCTGTGTACTTGTTAATCTGGTTGTACAGTATGCTGGTATTTATTCCCTGGTATTTTCTTACCAATGCCAAGAAGAAAAAGGCTATGGCAAAGCGGTTAAAAGCTAAACCCGTCTCGGACAAGCCAGGGAGCCCCTACCGCTCTGTCACTCACATGGACTCACTAGCAAACATAAACATCCCTGGAGCAGACACACTGGACAAGCTCTTTGACCATGCTTTAGCAAAGTTTGGGAAGAAGGACTGTCTTGGAACCAGGGAAATTCTgagtgaagaaaatgaaatgcaacCAAATGGAAAAGTATTCAAAAAG ttAATTCTAGGAACTTACAGATGGTTATCCTATGAAGAAGTAAACGAGAAAATTACTCGCCTGGGGAATGGACTGACTGCCCTGGGACTAACCCCAAAAAGCACTGCTGTCATATTCTGTGAGACCCGAGCTGAGTGGATGATTGTAGCTCTCACCTGCTTCAAGTACAACTTCCCTC TTGTCACTCTCTATGCCACCCTGGGGGAAGAGGCAGTGACCTATGGTCTCAACGAGTGTGGAGCGTCATATCTGGTCACGAGTGTGGAACTCCTTGAGAGCAAACTTAAG ACTGCACTGCCACAAGTCTCCTGTCTGAAACATATCATTTATGTGGACAAGAAGACTGTCAATAAATCAGAATACCCTGAAAATGTGGAGATTCATAGCATGCAGGCAGTAGAAGAGCTGGGAGCCAAACCAGAAAACT CAAGCATTCTGCCAAGCAGACCTGTTCCTACAGACTTGGCTTTAGTAATGTACACCAGTGGCTCTACTGGGAGACCCAAAGGAGTGATGATGATGCATAAAAACTTAATAGCTGGAATGACAGGACAGTGTGAGAGAATACCTGGACTGGG accCAAGGACACTTACATTGGTTATTTGCCTCTGGCCCATGTGTTAGAACTGACAGCAGAAGTTTCTTGCATCACTTACGGCTGCAGGATTGGTTACTCCTCTCCACTCACTCTCTCAGATCAG TCAAGTAAAATTAAGAAGGGAAGCAAAGGAGACTGTACTGTACTTAAGCCTACACTGATGGCAGCTGTGCCT GAAATAATGGACAGAATTTACAAAAATGTCATGAGTAAAGTTCAAGAGATGAACTATATCCAGAGAACTCTGTTCAAGATAGGCTATGACTACAAATTGGAACAGATCAAGAGGGGATATGATGCACCTCTGTGTAACAT ACTATTGTTTAAAAAAGTAAAGGCCCTGCTGGGAGGGAATGTCCGAATGATGCTTTCTGGAGGAGCACCACTCTCACCTCAAACACAAAGATTCATGAACATCTGTTTCTGCTGTCCTGTTGGTCAAGGCTATGGACTGACAGAAACGTGTGGAGCTGGAACCATTACAGAAG TTGCTGATTACAGCACTGGCAGAGTTGGAGCTCCTCTTATTTGTTGTGAAATAAAACTGAGAGACTGGCAAGAAG GAGGCTATACTAATAAAGACAAGCCTAATCCTAGAGGAGAAATTGTAATTGGTGGACCCAATGTCTCCAtgggatattttaaaaatgaagagaagaCAACAGAAGAGTTTTCTGTTGATGAGAATGGCCAGAGATGGTTCTGTACAGGAGATATTGGGGAATTCCATTCAGATGGGTGTCTGCAGATCATAG ATCGTAAGAAGGACTTGGTAAAGCTACAAGCAGGAGAATATGTGTCTCTCGGAAAAGTAGAGGCAGCACTGAAGAACTGCCCATTGATTGACAATATCTGTGCTTATGCCAAAAG TGACCAGTCCTATGTGATCAGTTTTGTGGTCCCTAACCAGAAGAAGCTGACAGCATTGGCTGAGCAGAAAGGCATCAGTGGAAGCTGGGTGGACATCTGTAACAATCCTGCAATGGAAGCAGAAATACTGCAAGAGATAAAAGAAGTGGCAAACAAGA TGAAATTAGAAAGATTTGAAATCCCCATCAAGGTCCGGTTAAGCCCTGAGCCGTGGACCCCCGAGACTGGGCTGGTAACAGACGCTTTCaagctgaaaaggaaagaactgaaaaacCATTACCTCAATGACATCGAGAGAATGTACGGCGGCAAATAA
- the ACSL4 gene encoding long-chain-fatty-acid--CoA ligase 4 isoform X2, whose translation MAKRLKAKPVSDKPGSPYRSVTHMDSLANINIPGADTLDKLFDHALAKFGKKDCLGTREILSEENEMQPNGKVFKKLILGTYRWLSYEEVNEKITRLGNGLTALGLTPKSTAVIFCETRAEWMIVALTCFKYNFPLVTLYATLGEEAVTYGLNECGASYLVTSVELLESKLKTALPQVSCLKHIIYVDKKTVNKSEYPENVEIHSMQAVEELGAKPENSSILPSRPVPTDLALVMYTSGSTGRPKGVMMMHKNLIAGMTGQCERIPGLGPKDTYIGYLPLAHVLELTAEVSCITYGCRIGYSSPLTLSDQSSKIKKGSKGDCTVLKPTLMAAVPEIMDRIYKNVMSKVQEMNYIQRTLFKIGYDYKLEQIKRGYDAPLCNILLFKKVKALLGGNVRMMLSGGAPLSPQTQRFMNICFCCPVGQGYGLTETCGAGTITEVADYSTGRVGAPLICCEIKLRDWQEGGYTNKDKPNPRGEIVIGGPNVSMGYFKNEEKTTEEFSVDENGQRWFCTGDIGEFHSDGCLQIIDRKKDLVKLQAGEYVSLGKVEAALKNCPLIDNICAYAKSDQSYVISFVVPNQKKLTALAEQKGISGSWVDICNNPAMEAEILQEIKEVANKMKLERFEIPIKVRLSPEPWTPETGLVTDAFKLKRKELKNHYLNDIERMYGGK comes from the exons ATGGCAAAGCGGTTAAAAGCTAAACCCGTCTCGGACAAGCCAGGGAGCCCCTACCGCTCTGTCACTCACATGGACTCACTAGCAAACATAAACATCCCTGGAGCAGACACACTGGACAAGCTCTTTGACCATGCTTTAGCAAAGTTTGGGAAGAAGGACTGTCTTGGAACCAGGGAAATTCTgagtgaagaaaatgaaatgcaacCAAATGGAAAAGTATTCAAAAAG ttAATTCTAGGAACTTACAGATGGTTATCCTATGAAGAAGTAAACGAGAAAATTACTCGCCTGGGGAATGGACTGACTGCCCTGGGACTAACCCCAAAAAGCACTGCTGTCATATTCTGTGAGACCCGAGCTGAGTGGATGATTGTAGCTCTCACCTGCTTCAAGTACAACTTCCCTC TTGTCACTCTCTATGCCACCCTGGGGGAAGAGGCAGTGACCTATGGTCTCAACGAGTGTGGAGCGTCATATCTGGTCACGAGTGTGGAACTCCTTGAGAGCAAACTTAAG ACTGCACTGCCACAAGTCTCCTGTCTGAAACATATCATTTATGTGGACAAGAAGACTGTCAATAAATCAGAATACCCTGAAAATGTGGAGATTCATAGCATGCAGGCAGTAGAAGAGCTGGGAGCCAAACCAGAAAACT CAAGCATTCTGCCAAGCAGACCTGTTCCTACAGACTTGGCTTTAGTAATGTACACCAGTGGCTCTACTGGGAGACCCAAAGGAGTGATGATGATGCATAAAAACTTAATAGCTGGAATGACAGGACAGTGTGAGAGAATACCTGGACTGGG accCAAGGACACTTACATTGGTTATTTGCCTCTGGCCCATGTGTTAGAACTGACAGCAGAAGTTTCTTGCATCACTTACGGCTGCAGGATTGGTTACTCCTCTCCACTCACTCTCTCAGATCAG TCAAGTAAAATTAAGAAGGGAAGCAAAGGAGACTGTACTGTACTTAAGCCTACACTGATGGCAGCTGTGCCT GAAATAATGGACAGAATTTACAAAAATGTCATGAGTAAAGTTCAAGAGATGAACTATATCCAGAGAACTCTGTTCAAGATAGGCTATGACTACAAATTGGAACAGATCAAGAGGGGATATGATGCACCTCTGTGTAACAT ACTATTGTTTAAAAAAGTAAAGGCCCTGCTGGGAGGGAATGTCCGAATGATGCTTTCTGGAGGAGCACCACTCTCACCTCAAACACAAAGATTCATGAACATCTGTTTCTGCTGTCCTGTTGGTCAAGGCTATGGACTGACAGAAACGTGTGGAGCTGGAACCATTACAGAAG TTGCTGATTACAGCACTGGCAGAGTTGGAGCTCCTCTTATTTGTTGTGAAATAAAACTGAGAGACTGGCAAGAAG GAGGCTATACTAATAAAGACAAGCCTAATCCTAGAGGAGAAATTGTAATTGGTGGACCCAATGTCTCCAtgggatattttaaaaatgaagagaagaCAACAGAAGAGTTTTCTGTTGATGAGAATGGCCAGAGATGGTTCTGTACAGGAGATATTGGGGAATTCCATTCAGATGGGTGTCTGCAGATCATAG ATCGTAAGAAGGACTTGGTAAAGCTACAAGCAGGAGAATATGTGTCTCTCGGAAAAGTAGAGGCAGCACTGAAGAACTGCCCATTGATTGACAATATCTGTGCTTATGCCAAAAG TGACCAGTCCTATGTGATCAGTTTTGTGGTCCCTAACCAGAAGAAGCTGACAGCATTGGCTGAGCAGAAAGGCATCAGTGGAAGCTGGGTGGACATCTGTAACAATCCTGCAATGGAAGCAGAAATACTGCAAGAGATAAAAGAAGTGGCAAACAAGA TGAAATTAGAAAGATTTGAAATCCCCATCAAGGTCCGGTTAAGCCCTGAGCCGTGGACCCCCGAGACTGGGCTGGTAACAGACGCTTTCaagctgaaaaggaaagaactgaaaaacCATTACCTCAATGACATCGAGAGAATGTACGGCGGCAAATAA